The nucleotide sequence CCACCTTGGACGTGATCGAGAAGGAGAAGGTCGTCCAGCAGGCGGCGCGCAAGGGTGAGGTGATGCGGAAGCGCCTGGAGGAGATCAAGGAGCGCTTCGAGATGGTGGGCGACGTCCGCGGTCTGGGAATGATGCGCGCCCTGGTGTTCGTGGAGGACCGCAATAGCAAGACGCCGGCGGTCAAACTGCGAAACGAGGTAGGCGAACTGGCGTTCAAGAAGGGATTGATCCTGCTCGGTTGCGGGAAATCCGGCATCAGGCTGATACCTCCATTGACCATCGCCGATGAGAACCTCGACGGGGGAATGGACATCCTGGAGGAATGCATATCGAAGGTCATCGGGGGAAGTAAATGAGATCGGCCCCCCGTTCCGGATACAAGGAGGTGTCCGGCGACGGCTACTTGAAGCGCATAGTTTTGGAGGCCGAGGACATCGGCGTGAAGGGGACGCTTCTGCAGGAGGTCCAGTTCATCGCCGGGGACAAGGTCGCCTTCCACTTCCACAAGGTCACCAGGGAGATATTCTTCTGTCTGCAGGGGCCGGCGCCCTTCGTGATCAACGGTCAATCGGTGGTGATGAACGAAGGCGATTGCCTGGTGTGCGAACCTGAGGACGTGCACGGAAACCCGGTCATCAAGAACGACTTCCGCATACTGGTGCTCAAGGTGGGGTTCAAGGAAGCGGACACCGTCTGGCTCGATTGAGGTTCATTGGTCTAACAGGGAGCGTGCCTGGTCCGGGTGAACGGATGCTCGGGCCATTCGTCGCTGGCGATCGATGCGAACCCGGTATGATCACATCACGGAATATTCCGGCCAACGTTCGATGATCAGTTTCCCTTCTACGATGGTATACCGCACCGTTCTGGTCCCTACCTCGAACTTGAGCTCGGGATCGTCCCGGACCAGGTCCTGGAACCGGTCATTGGTGAGCAAGAGGAGGTCCTCGTCCACGGCCAGATCGATGATGGAGCGGTCGTCGCCGACCGCGTCCTCCAATAATATAGTCGTTCCGGTCCGGCGGGACTCATCGGCGAACCACCGTCCCATCGATGCGTGCTCTTCCTCCCCCATATCCTTACGCAGCCTTGGTCCCGCTATCACGAACACCTTGCTGAAGCCGTACGAGCCTTTCAGTTCCTGATAGCACCGTTCCAACTGTCCCGCCGAAGGCGCCTTGATATGATCTCCATGCCTGGAAACGTCGTTCCCGTCCACGACCACGGCGTCGATGGGCGGCGGGCCGACGATGGCCGCCGGGGTCCTAGGAGGATCTGGCAGGTTCGGAACCGGTCCATCGGCTGCTTCCGGACCCCTCGTTCCGGAGGACGGTTCGAAGGCCGGCACTAGCTCCGGGACCTCTCCGATCTCGGACAGGTCCTCGATGCCGCCACGGACCGGAACATCCTCCGCGGACATGGTCCCGGGGACGAACATCTCCACCAGGTGCCCGTCGATCTCTTCGGAGCGCAGCCTGCAGGAGCAGAAATCCCGCAGTCTCTTCCAGAGGTAGGCCGAACGGTAGTGCTTCGTCTCCGCTGGCACGCTGTCGAGCAAGGCCCGGGAGCATACCACCACCAATCGCTCCTTGGCCCTGGAGAAGATCACGTTGGTGCGGTTCAGGTCCAGTATGAACTCCGCGGTGCTGGCGATCGATGAGGGATCGCTCTGCGTGCCGGAAACGATTATGGTCGGCCGCTCTCCGCCCTGCAACCTTTCCACCGTATCGATGATGTCCACCTGGACATCGTACTGCGACAGCCGCTCCCGCAACAACGTCCGCTGCGCCCGGTGCGGGGTCATGACCGCCACCGATCCCTTGTCCCCGGTCATCCGTTCCACGATGCGTTCGATGACGTCGGCCTCGAACACGTTCAGCTTCTTGGACCGGTCCTCGTCGTGCACCACTAGGAACACGCCGCCGTCCTGCCACACCGTGGACCACATGTCGTCCGTCGGCGCCAGGCTACGCTGGACGAAGGGCTTCGAACCCCCGAGCTCGATGTCGTCC is from Methanomassiliicoccales archaeon and encodes:
- a CDS encoding cupin domain-containing protein — translated: MRSAPRSGYKEVSGDGYLKRIVLEAEDIGVKGTLLQEVQFIAGDKVAFHFHKVTREIFFCLQGPAPFVINGQSVVMNEGDCLVCEPEDVHGNPVIKNDFRILVLKVGFKEADTVWLD